One stretch of Arachis hypogaea cultivar Tifrunner chromosome 20, arahy.Tifrunner.gnm2.J5K5, whole genome shotgun sequence DNA includes these proteins:
- the LOC112784687 gene encoding probable pectate lyase 5, with protein MAIPLPFMLLLLFLAPSIISSSPIQDPELVVEEVHRSINNASARRNLGFLSCGNGNPIDDCWRCDPNWEKNRKRLADCAIGFGKHAIGGRDGKIYVVTDPGDHPVSPKPGTLRYGVIQEEPLWIVFKRDMVIKLKQELMMNSFKTIDGRGVSVHIAGGPCITIQYVSNIIIHGINIHDCKQGGNAYVRDSPSHYGWRTLSDGDGVSIFGGSHVWVDHCSLSNCRDGLIDAIHGSTAITISNNYLTHHNKVMLLGHSDTFTQDKNMQVTIAFNHFGEGLVQRMPRCRYGYFHVVNNDYTHWQMYAIGGSAAPTINSQGNRFLAPNDNTFKEVTKREDTPQSKWKNWNWRSNGDLMLNGAFFTPSGAGASSSYARASSLAAKSSSLVGSITASAGSLKCRKGSRC; from the exons ATGGCAATTCCATTACCATTTATGTTACTTCTACTATTCCTAGCACCTTCCATTATTTCTTCATCCCCAATTCAAGACCCTGAATTAGTAGTAGAAGAAGTGCACAG GAGCATTAACAATGCATCGGCAAGGAGGAACTTGGGATTTCTTTCTTGTGGGAATGGCAACCCGATCGACGATTGTTGGAGGTGTGATCCGAATTGGGAGAAGAACCGGAAGCGGCTGGCAGACTGTGCCATCGGATTCGGCAAGCACGCCATCGGAGGAAGAGACGGCAAAATATACGTGGTGACGGACCCCGGCGACCACCCTGTTAGCCCAAAGCCAGGGACACTAAGATATGGTGTGATTCAAGAAGAGCCATTGTGGATTGTGTTCAAGCGTGACATGGTAATTAAGCTTAAACAAGAGCTAATGATGAATTCTTTCAAGACCATTGATGGAAGAGGAGTTAGTGTCCACATTGCTGGTGGACCCTGCATCACAATTCAATATGTTTCAAACATTATAATCCATGGAATTAACATTCATGATTGTAAGCAAGGTGGGAATGCCTATGTTAGAGACTCTCCTTCACATTACGGCTGGAGGACTCTTTCCGACGGCGACGGCGTCTCCATCTTTGGTGGCAGCCATGTTTGGGTGGACCATTGCTCGCTGTCGAATTGTCGCGACGGATTAATCGACGCCATTCATGGATCTACTGCCATTACCATCTCCAATAACTATTTGACTCACCATAACAAGGTTATGCTTTTGGGACATAGTGATACTTTCACTCAAGATAAGAATATGCAAGTTACCATTGCCTTTAACCATTTTGGAGAAGGCCTAGTTCAGAGGATGCCAAG ATGTAGGTATGGGTATTTCCATGTTGTGAACAATGACTATACTCATTGGCAAATGTATGCCATTGGAGGAAGTGCTGCACCAACTATCAACAGCCAAGGCAATAGATTTCTTGCTCCTAATGACAATACCTTCAAAGAG GTGACAAAGCGTGAGGATACACCACAAAGTAAATGGAAGAATTGGAATTGGAGGTCTAATGGAGATTTAATGTTAAATGGTGCATTCTTTACCCCATCAGGAGCAGGTGCATCTTCAAGCTATGCAAGAGCTTCAAGTTTGGCAGCCAAATCTTCTTCTCTTGTTGGTTCTATCACTGCTTCAGCTGGATCTCTTAAATGTAGAAAGGGATCACGCTGTTAA